GCTGGTAGCTGGGTTTTCGCCTTCCTTTTAATACTAATGTACTCCTCCGTTCACTTACAGACTAGCAAAGCAAAAAGTTGGCATCTTGAATTACATCTGTACCTTTCTCTTTCAGATCATACTCGCTGTAATGTTTGGATTCTAGATGGAGACTTATACCATAAAGGACTATTGAAGTTTGCAGTTTCTGCAGAATCCCTGCAAGACACCACTGTAGTCTTTGTTGCAGATATGTCAAGACCTTGGACTGTTATGGAGTCTTTACAGAAATGGGCCAGTGTTTTGCAAGAACATATTGATAAGATGAAAATTCCTCCAGAAGAGATAAGAGACATGGAACGGAAGTGTAAGTCTTTGTGCATCCATacattgtttttttgtttgttgttgttttttggtttgtttttgttgttgttgtgggttgttttgttttgttatttttaactaGCTCTTACAACTTTCTTTTGTACTGATAAATTTCTTCAGATTAGTGTTTTGAGAATGGGTTGGATAAGAATTACTTTGAAGTTGTGATTATAACTCTAATTCGGGTAGATTCTATTAAGCTTTAAAACAACTCTTCTAGTTTCATGGTGCTAACAAAACATCAGGTGAATTAATAGTCTAAATCTCTTGCAGTAATGAGATTTTGATAATTGGTTTTTTATAAAGgccaattaaaaaaacaaacccaaaatgacAACCTCCATACAGaatcatgcttttaaaaatagtgaCAAATTTCAGTAGCGAAGTGAGCTATCTTTTTTGTATCTAAGCCAGGTCCCATTCCCATACCGTGTGTGTTTTCCAGTAGGTAtctctgcctttgtttttcACAAGGCTCAGACTGTGATCCTGATACATCTAATTGTCTCTCACTACAGCCTCTCCTACCCTGTGACTTTATGAATGTTGTATAAATCTTTCCTGGCATATTTGTGGCAGGAAAGGATCTGGCATTGGCCAGCAGTTGtcactgcagtatttttatttcctgctgcttcctctctttcctaaaatagttttgaatatttcttgagagtgttttttctgtttattttgaagtAATTCAATATGAAACTAAAGTCCTTTGGTGGAAAAGACCTTAGCCATGTGGATTCCTCTTCAGCTGAAGTATAGATTCAGTCTGATCCTTGCTGGTTGCTGTTTTTGATCAGGGCTGGTGGCTGGCTGTACTGGAGTGTTACAACCTTGCAAATACTGTCTAGTAGCTTTCTTAGATTCACTTTAGGGAGCAGTGTAATCTGTTTGGTCTGTGAGCATTCAGATGTATTTGTGTAGCTGATATTCTCTGAATGTTAAATTACTTTCCTGAAAGGCTTGCTATGTCCCCTACAGCATGCTAGCTAGAGTTTAATCTTAATGACTGAAGCCATCTGGGTTTGATCACCAGGTTAgataaaaaggtaaaacctgacaattttaagaggaaaaagcatcttttttttttttttttttttttttccattctccttTTGTGTGAGAGATttaacccatgggagttacattctctcaattctcctccccatctctccgggagcaggggggggAAGGAATGTCTTCTTCActggttgaccacccgagaaggagaaaaaagatgtgtaattgctaagcacttttattatatacctcccaaagtataaaggtggtgaccacactgggaacagaatccagatcagtttcatgatcaatgattctattgtaatacaagtcattaccataaagtacaatgagacaagaaccttagcccaagccccacacttgaaaaacactaccacagcaaatactggctctaagtaaggtacgatatactgagactgtgagatcaagaggaacaactttgagagtcaataaatcagcattgtgacgagtgactattaatctaaaacaatgaatacttaccacaaatacaattagacacactctggtcagatctgttgttatttCAATCcctcgtgccccacgttgggcaccaaaaagaactgtcgtggttcaaaccgagccacacagctcatccactcactcccccccttttctccctctttctttccttccccccccccccccccccccgccactcctggggggatggggaggagaatcaagagaatgtaactcccacgggttgagataagaacagtccagtaactaaggtataacacaaatcactactgctaccaccaatgataataatgataagagaaaataacaagagaaaagaatacaataccaccgtcgaacgagtttgacccccctgaagagagcccgtgcccttcccggaaaactcccagttacctccctgggcatgacgtgctgcggtatggaatccctctttggctagcttgggtcaggtgtcctgtctctgcttcctctcagcctcccctcgtccctggcagagcatgaggctcagaaagtccttggtcagactaaaacatttgtgttatcagctctattcccaggctgaaagtcaataCACAGAGCTGCGCCAGCtactaaaaggagaaaaaatgactgctactgctgaacccaggacagcttgtCTCTTTCCTGATGGCTGAGCAAGGAGGAGGCTTCATGTGGTGTTGTCATGTGATGGAAAGCCCTGGGCCTTCAGGaagtgctgtgctgggagcagacACATCCAGTAGGCAGATTGATCTGGTCTGTGGCTTTCTGAAAAAAGACATAAATGCTGCAAGTTGCAGCCCAGTTTTGATAAGGCATGTGTGGGGTCACAGTGTGCTTCCAAATTGGTGTTAATACCATTTCTTAGGCACTTTAATATCTGATAATATTCAATAGGTAATACTCGTTgccataaaattaaaacattgaAAATGTAGAAAGCATCTAGTTTCCTCTGGACTCCACTGTAGTCTTTCAGAATGTAACTGAGGCTTTTCAGATAATATTTAGGAGTGCTTGAGTCTGTATTTATGCAGTGCAATTTTGATATGCCTAGCATTGGACTCCTGCAACAGAAATGTAGAGTAATAGAAACTTGAGTTATAGTTTGTAAGAGTAGATGTTTCAGCTTGGTGTTCTCTGGGTCCATTTACATTTTCACCATGCTTTCTTCCCAAACTAGGTACAAATTGCACTGAGTATAAGCTATGTTGCTAAACtacatttctggtttttgttttcagctccCCAATAATGTTGAGGAATGTGCATTTGTGCATAGCTCTTGCAGCTATAAATAAACTTAATTTAGCTTGCTGTAAGTTTTGCTGGAGGAGAATTGTTTTGTTTGAAGGGGCCACAGGGCTTGAGCTTGTGTTCTGTTCTCATGGAGTGCCTcattatgaaaggaaaaaaaagttgagATTTCTAGTTAGCTATGGATTGTGGTTTAAAAAGAACTAGCTCCTTTGTTGTGCCTGAAGATCTCTTTTTTGGTAGTTATGAAGGAGTTTCAAGAGTATGTAGAACCTGAAGAAGGCTACCAAGGATCACCGCAGAGAAGAGGCCCTTCTTCTGGCCAAGAAGATGAACATATTTCTTTGCCACTTGGAGAAAATGTGCTGACTCACAACCTTGGTATTCCTGTGCTGGTAGTTTGTACAAAAGTGAGTTTCTGGTTCTGTTTGCTACTATGGAAAAGtttaattacttttcttctAGAAAGCATGCTttatacagaaaagcaaaatgaattttggattaatagtaaagtgatttattttaaaagtcaatTCTTAATTTTGCAAAAGGGTAATAACCTTATCAATTATATGTTAATTACTTTCTCTTTTGAGTTATTGGtggcattttaaaatcaaaggcTCATAGTAAATGTGATGTGTATGTAATAATCAGGAAGATGTTTTAGGGTGTGCTGAAAGTAAATGACtgggttttctggttttatttttttctcttcctttctgccaGTGCGATGCAGTGAGTGTACTAGAGAAGGAGCATGATTACAGAGAAGAGCACTTCGACTTCATTCAGTCACACATTCGTAAATTCTGCTTACAGTGTATCCTTTCCTGCACTGAAGAGATTTGCTGTAATCTGGAAgcaagaaaatatgttttaatgttGAATTGCACATAAAGTTAATCTGAGAAGTTGCACTTCAAGATTGCTTGGTGTTTAGTTATTTAGCATTTGTTGTTTTGAAGTTGTTGATGGATGGTTTTAAATTGTACATGGATTTGGCATTTTTGTTCCTTTACAATGGATTTGTCCTGCGTTgtatgagggtttttttcttggttttccccTCAGAACTTGCAATTTCCATGTAAACCTGAGATCTTGGTTGTCTCCTAAGTTTTTGACTTTTTCAAATTTAAGTGGCTGGGAGGGCATGTAACTTTGTGTATGTCAAAGAGAAGTATCCTGTTATacccccttcctctccctgaaTGCTAAATGGCTTTAGCTATTGCCTTGAACTGCTTCTCAAAATTAGGTCTAGTGTTAATATCTCCATTATCTACTTTTCTGGAATTCTtactataatttaaaaaatgtgtcttacataattttccttaaataaataATCAGATGGGGCTGCCTTGATTTATACATCAGTTAAGGAGGAAAAGAACCTTGATCTGTTGTACAAGTACATTGTACATAAAACATATGGTTTTCAGTTTACTACACCTGCCTTAGTGGTAGAAAAGGATGCAGTTTTTATGTAAGTCAATTGTATTAGCAGCATGGTTTCAGATTGTTTGCTGTTAAGCACTGTACTTCATATAACACATGTAAAAATAACTTGAATGGTTTGTGTAATTCAAAAGCTTAATATGTGAATCTGAAATtccaagttaaaaaaacaacttaGTGCATATTACTTAGGTTACTTAGAATATACCATTCCAGCTTCTTAGTATTTTTGGAATTTAGCTGAGAACTAGGACTGACTTGTTGTAAAAAATGCCTTACTGAGGTGTAGAGGGCAGTAAATAAATGGTCTCTGTAGAAGTGTTTTTCTTGTGACTGAAAAGGCGaagctttccttccttttatagACCTGCCGGTTGggacaatgaaaataaaattgccaTTTTACATGAAAATTTTATGACAGTGAAACCAGAAGATGCATATGAGGACTTCATTGTAAAACCTCCCATAAGAAAGGTAAAAAGGGGTAAACTTTTCCCTCCACCCTGACAAATAAGTAAACTTTGCTTGAATGGCTGGTAATACCTATTAATGTTGAAGAACTCTGAATTAAATATAAAGGGGTTTTATATCCAAATGTGTGAAACATGAGGCTTTTGTTTTACAgttgtttaaaatactgcaagcaaacacagaaatcaTTCACTTCAGTGAATGAAAGGCAGTCCAAAAATAACCATACACATGAACCCCTGAATGCATGGGGCAAAATCACCTTTTGAAAATGGAGAATACCTTTGTAGGACTTCAACAATTTATGTAGGACTTCAACAATCTACATATGTACACATGTGACATTGAGGTTACCATATAAAGGCAAATCTTGTAAAACAAGACAGTCTGTCACTATTGCATTAAGATACTATTAATGACATTTCTTCATGTAAGGGAAGAGCAGTAAATGATCTATATAAATTCTGTTTACCGTTAACTTTGTAGGCACACAGGAGTAGGATATGTGTAAAATGGATAATATGAAAAATTGTaaatgaaattgttttctgGTTTCTATCCAAAAAGCTTCTTTTACAACTTCTGTGCACACCTAACGTTTCTAGATCAAGCTCCAGTATTTAGAAAAGGGAAGAACTGTTTGAAGCTTTCATGGAAGGGAAAGGTTTAATTCTTTTTGTAACTCATGCACCTATAGGAAATATTCATTACCTAATAGTAGTGTTAGGGCTGATAAGAGCTAGCATAATGCTTTTGGGGGTGAGGGACTGAGTGTGGAGTTTTACAGAGTAAGTTCATCTCGGGTCTTTGAAGAGATGCTGATGAGTTTAATACTTAAAAAGATGAATGTGGCTACTTACCAAGTACTCATCTTTCTAGGAGAATACCCACAGCCTGCATTAGTGTTAGTCTACTCCATTTACTTAcaatatttaggtttttttaatgacaacTTCTTTAATGttactatttttaaatgtggaaagaagtttgggttttgttgtggtttaagtccagctggcaacccagaagcacgcagctgctcactcactcctcccactcccggagggatggggaggagaatcgaaagaatgtaactcccatgggttgagataagaacagtccagtaactaaggtataatacaaaactactattgctaccaccaataataataataatcagggaaataacaaggggagaagatacaattgctcaccacccaccgactgatacccagcctgacctgagcagcgatctcgGCTTTCTGGGTAATTCCCCCcactttatatactgggcatgatgtgctgtggtatggaatgcccctttggctagtttgggtcaggtgtcctgtctctgcttcctctggacttccactcctccctggcagagcatgtgactgagaaagtccttgataggagtaaacattacttagcaacaactaaaaccatcagtgttatcagcattgttcccaggatgaaagtcaaaaacacagcactgcaccagctactaaggagaaaatgattgctactgctgaacacaggactgttttgttgtggggttttttaatagtATTAAAgacttgcctcttttttttttcttctcttttcatcACCAAACCATAAAACCAGTTACAGTGGTTTCAGTTTTTATCTCTAATAACAAGATATGTTGTTCCACAGTTAGTCCACGATAAAGAGCTGGCGGCAGAAGATGAACAAGTATTTCTTATGAAGCAGCAGGTAAGAATGgatgaatgaaaataaatccttaCTAAATATGATTTCACTTTAAGCTCTCTATTGTtattgctttcagtttttcattcctCATTTAAATCACTAGATAGCCACTTTTCAGCTTTGTAAATTCAGATGTAATTAtgaaataagactttttttaagaaatatggGTAGAAATATGGCTGTGTATCTTGGCaagttgaaaggaaaatatgctGAGAACAGAAGGAGAAGAGCAAGAAGATAACTTTAAATTTTGCAATATAGCTATATTCATctgtaaaatataaatactttaaaaacattttagtgTCGTGGTTTTCTTACAGACAGATACTTAAAAGACTTTAAGGTGTCAAATTTAGTTATGCTGTATCTTGCCATTTTCTTTATTGCTCTGTTGTTTAAAAAACTATTAAAACTTTCCTGTATGGTTGATTCTAAATGTCATAGGGGTTACAGACTTTAGTGTCTGTAGTTCTGGTTTATAGTTTTGGGACGGCTGTGTAAGACAAAGTACTGAAGCTTATTTACTCATTTTAACTCTGTTTTCTAGTGGTAAAGTCTGTAAGTATTTAGATATCAAAGAGGAGGCCTGTaaatatccagaaaaaaaagtcaaatatcTCTGTATCTtattcttttatattttcttaaatatatttatttttaatgtttgttttgcagTCATTCATTGCCAAACAGCCAGCAACACCTACAAGAGCATCAGTAAGTAGATCTAAGAGAAGAGTAGGAGATGTTCTCTTTATTTCTAGGGAAGAGGGGAATGATTATAACCTGTAGAGGTTCATTTTGTAAATGAAAGTGTGTAATATATAACCTCCCCAAGacttcaggaaataaaaacaaaaaaggtggCAATATCTTAAAATGTTGCTTATAAACGACTTAATTCTAATTCACTTTGGAAACATAGAAATATCTGAAGATCACTGAACTGAAAGCTTCCTACAGTGTTCCATCCTTTCTTCTAGTGGAGGAACATGCTGAAAATAactggtgttttttgtttgttttccccagtgTGCATACACTGTGCTAATAtaaaggtttaaaaaataattgtgtgTAGTGTTACATTTGCTTTATATAATTACTTCATTTAAGTTCTCTGATTTGTGTGATTTTTGACTTGTTTTAAGGAATCTTCTGCAAGAGGACCTGCAGGATCCCCAAGAACTCAAGGCAGAGCTGGTCCCACTAATGTACCCAGTGCTTCACCAATAACATCAGTTAAGAAACCAGATCCAAATATTAAAAGTATGAATAAGCATTTTACTGGTTTTATcatgtgttgttttgttgttgttttttgtgttttgttttgtttttttaaatcctctttTGTAGAAATATTTTGGCTTAGTTTAATAACAGGAATTTATGACATAGCttcaggtttgatttttttaattggttttttcctctctttttttgtcATTCATATGACTTGAAATAGAGCAGTCGGAGTTCAGAATACATTATTTCCTTAAGTTGCCTAAACATACTTAATACTTAGTTTCTTAGctactacattaaaaaaaaaataagcatacaAATAGATTAAAGTTTTGTGACAACTCCCCATACCAGAAGAGTAGTAATATGCTTTCAGTCATCTCTGACTTTGCTAAAGAATGCAAAGGACTAATGTCTTTAAATTGAGCAAGGAGAGACTCTCAAATATGAGGTTTATTTTCTTGACTGGTAAGagttatgtatgtatgtaagtTATATCATTTACCAGCaataactattctgtgattatatatattttttattgttattttattatttctttttttactcaGATAATGTTGCAAGTGAAGGTGTCTTGGCTAGTTTCTTTAACAGTCTCTTGAGCAAAAAGACTGGCTCTCCTGGGAGTCCCGGTTCTGGCGGAGTGCAAAGCACAGCCAAGAAATCAGGTATTGGACTTGTTATTGCAGGCtgttttgcatattttcaaTAATTTATTAGGTCCACATTGATCTAACTGCATGTGTCTTTTAAACTGGTCAGTGAAGTGACAGACCTTGGCAGATGACAGTGCCCAAATGTGCAGTCTTAAAAAAGAACTAAGCTCTTGCAACTTCACAACTCCAGGGCTTCTGTTAAGCCTGTTTATAACTTGATTCTTCAAAGAAGTTGTACTTCTGGGATATAAATAACATTTGAGTCTTGATCATATTCAGAAAGTggtcatttccttttttctttttactttagacttccttcctttcttaacATTTAAACTGTTGCTTGAAGGAAACGCAGTTTATTGGGTTTGGACTGCAGTTTCCAGTAAAACTATTTAACTCTATCCGGAGTTCGTGTTTAAATTAATTACTTCTTATCACAGCTTGATGTTATTCTCTCATTACTTAGTATTTTATTGTGATCCAACACAACTGGatttgttctctgtgtgtgcctATGACTGCATTGTATAACGTATTTGCTGGTAAGTAATTGCACTGGTCTgggtgaaaataaaagaagcccGTCAGAATACTTGGTACCTTTACAGAACTCAGTATTGTAAAATGTGGTGGTGTTCCACCTGATATTAGAAATTTACTACTTGGATTATTTAATTGCTTCTTTTTGATACTGGCATTCCCATCACACTTAACATTGTTTCCAGAATTATTTCACTACTAAATTATTGATAGATGGTTTACTTCTGACCCCAGACTTGCGAAATCATATAAAATGTAATGGTGATGCCAAACCTAGGGTTTCTGATACTTAAAGGACAGTGTAAGGCCCCAGGCATTCCGAACTGGGAATGATAAGTATTTGATGCCAGCTACAGTGGTGGTTATTGCCAGTGAGAGAACCAGAGCAGTTGTTGGAGTGTGGgtgtttaaactgaaaatattcctgGACAGGGGaagtaaggatttttttttttttttttttttggggggggggggggaggttttATATGGCATTCCATGCTCTGAAAGCTCAAAACTGGCTAGAATTTGACTTATggtatgtcatggtttaagctcagccagtaACAccagtcaggtgtcctgtctctgctccctctcggcttcctctcctctctaGCAGatcatgagactgagaaagtccttgattggagtaaacattacttagcaacaactaaaaacatcagtgttatcaatgttcttcccaggctgaaagtcaaaaacacagcactgcaccagctactaagaaggacaaaaatgactgctactactgaacccacgacagtatccaccccttattccataccattcacatcatgctcagatcccacatttttcaatataccattgCTTTTGcctcatacatatatatatatatacatacatacacacacacacacacacacacacacacacaccccataCACAGATAACATTCCTTACtccatggaccaatccctataaagctgctgaagtCATCTGATCTatgatgtcgggctccatctcttgtaatagtctttcagagcaggagagactgtgCAATGTTGAATTGTTGCCTGATGCTTACATTGCGGAACTCATCACAGCTGAGCTTGTCTGGTTTTGTCAAAGTttattctttgttgggatgataattggagggaagtcagggccagctgctgctgagctgaaggCATCTAGCTGATGGGCTGTAGAAATCTTATATAGCTGGTAATAGCATAAAATTGAGGTAATTAGCTATTTTACCCCCAAATTAattccccttgaggtacacactggacttccccatcttcctgcattgcccaccaagtatatccagaATCCTCAGCAAAAGCattcccacgagtgggtttgccttttacctgaagcaggaataacccagactgtcttccccagcaaattctttatgtgcaccacaggaactttgtccccttctacagtatgcAAAAGTTCTGATTGGGCTGGGCCAGCcatgttggcagatcctctggtgttgaccaaccaggtgtcttttggtaaatgtgtatcccaatgtttgaaagtcccaccaccaattgctctcagtgtagtatttaacagcccattgtaccgtttgattttcccatatgctggtgcatggtaggggatgtgatatacccacttgATGCCATGCTCTTTGCACCAAGTGTCTATAAgtttattccggaaatgagtcccttTGACTGAATTCTTTCTGGTTTGCTGTGTCGCCACAAGacttgtttctcaaggcccacgACAGTGTTCTGgacagtggcgtggggcacggcGTATGTTGCCAGCcatccagtggttgcttccactATGGTAAGGacatggcacttgccttggcACTTCCGTGGGAGTGTGATATTAttaatctgccaggcctccccatatttgtacttcagccatcgtcctccataccaaagaggctttaagcgtttggcttgcttaattgcagcacatatTTCACATTTGTGAATTACCTGAGCAACAGTATCCattgttaactccacccctcgatcatgagcccatctgtatgttgcatctctgccctgatggcaaTATAagagtgaattatttttagcccTGAGGACtcatgacacctcaggccaaTGTAAAttcatctgagccacttcaatcttagcagctttatccacttgttggttgttctggtgttcctcagtggcccgactcttgggttcATGAGCATCTGCATGGTGTAC
This portion of the Lathamus discolor isolate bLatDis1 chromosome W, bLatDis1.hap1, whole genome shotgun sequence genome encodes:
- the LOC136004466 gene encoding cytoplasmic dynein 1 light intermediate chain 2-like isoform X2, giving the protein MSLFVAAVGKMVPVLVEKKLVGPDGLGGAELLSEEQEEQDLWSSILREVSTRSRSKLPSGKNILVFGDDGSGKTTLMTKIQGAEHGKKGRGLEYLYLNIHDEDRDDHTRCNVWILDGDLYHKGLLKFAVSAESLQDTTVVFVADMSRPWTVMESLQKWASVLQEHIDKMKIPPEEIRDMERKFMKEFQEYVEPEEGYQGSPQRRGPSSGQEDEHISLPLGENVLTHNLGIPVLVVCTKCDAVSVLEKEHDYREEHFDFIQSHIRKFCLQYGAALIYTSVKEEKNLDLLYKYIVHKTYGFQFTTPALVVEKDAVFIPAGWDNENKIAILHENFMTVKPEDAYEDFIVKPPIRKLVHDKELAAEDEQVFLMKQQSFIAKQPATPTRASESSARGPAGSPRTQGRAGPTNVPSASPITSVKKPDPNIKNNVASEGVLASFFNSLLSKKTGSPGSPGSGGVQSTAKKSGAGVKSGLPLHLGTCSPETEAAAFMG
- the LOC136004466 gene encoding cytoplasmic dynein 1 light intermediate chain 2-like isoform X1, which encodes MSLFVAAVGKMVPVLVEKKLVGPDGLGGAELLSEEQEEQDLWSSILREVSTRSRSKLPSGKNILVFGDDGSGKTTLMTKIQGAEHGKKGRGLEYLYLNIHDEDRDDHTRCNVWILDGDLYHKGLLKFAVSAESLQDTTVVFVADMSRPWTVMESLQKWASVLQEHIDKMKIPPEEIRDMERKFMKEFQEYVEPEEGYQGSPQRRGPSSGQEDEHISLPLGENVLTHNLGIPVLVVCTKCDAVSVLEKEHDYREEHFDFIQSHIRKFCLQYGAALIYTSVKEEKNLDLLYKYIVHKTYGFQFTTPALVVEKDAVFIPAGWDNENKIAILHENFMTVKPEDAYEDFIVKPPIRKLVHDKELAAEDEQVFLMKQQSFIAKQPATPTRASESSARGPAGSPRTQGRAGPTNVPSASPITSVKKPDPNIKNNVASEGVLASFFNSLLSKKTGSPGSPGSGGVQSTAKKSGQKPALTNVQEELDRMTRKPHSVVTTNSPPTENEA